AAAATTCGTACTTGAATAAACCGGACGCGTCGTGCTCACAGTACCTATCGCAGCACCGCGCGGACTGAGCACCATTAATTCCGCTCCTGAGACCAGACCGGGATCATCATATCTTCCAAAATCGCAGGTAGCAGTGATCAGCAGCGGCAAATTATCATAACCACGCGCGGTCTGCATTTCGGATAATGTTAAAACTTGCTCCTCAGCCCAGCCGCTTGTCCCGCCGTGGCCGGTATAATTCAGAATAAGCGTTCCTTCATTGATACTTTTTTTGATCGCAGCATTTACAGCTGGTACTTTTTGTCCCTGGCTTGTAGTTGTCTGAGGATAAGCATCCAGAAAAATCCGGCTGGACAAAAATTCATTCTGGGTGATCTTAGCCAGTGCATCCGCATGTTCCTGATGGATATTTCCATCTCCATCGTCTGCGACAAATTTGATCGTATTTTGCCAGCTTCCGCGGGATTTCGGAGAAGATGCGTAATGAATAAGTTTGTCAACAATAATTTTAGCTTCATCCGCAGTTTTCACCGGAAGCCTTCCAATACCAATTTCAACCGAATAATCTCCTGCATTTGTTTCAATCCAGTAACCTTCCTCATCTTCCATAAAACCAAAATAGTCGTCGGAAGAATAAGTATAAACCGGGTTTAGTGATTCCCTGCTTTCATAAACCGGTACCCAGTTATTTCGCTGGCTTTGTGTCTGGTTTTGTAAAAGATTTTTATAATCATAGGTTGCATCACCAAAAAGAAGAAGATATTTCAACTTTTCCCGATCATTTTTATAAAGCAGCCGAACGAAATCCCGAACGGCAGAAATGTCCGTTTTCCCACCTGAAAATTCATTATAGATTTGATCCGTTGTTACAACCAGACTTTCCAGTCCATCATTTTCACTTCTGAAATCTGCCAGTCGTTTTGCTCCCGTTTCAAAAGCTTTTGCTGTGATAATTAATAAATCAGGTGTTGAATATTTTTGCAGATTCTGGTTTGAAATCCGCTGCCAGGAAACTGGTGATTTGGTTTGAGAGGTTGTAAAACCGATATATTGCTTTACAGTTTTGGCTTTATTTTCAGTAAAAGTATAGGTGTTATTTCCACCATCTTTTAAAACCGCAGCAGTGATCAGCGCCGGATCTGAAATATTCCACCAGCTCCAATCCGTCGGAATATTTTGAATTTGATAGGAAACAGTATCTTTTACTCCCGGTGTAAATCTGTAAAATTGCTGTTTGTCATAACCGCTTAAAGTTCTTTTTACCTGTAAGCCAATATAATCCAGATATGCCTGCGCTGAACTTTGTCCGTTTTTATTGTAAGTCACACCAACAGTCAGCGAAGTTGCAGAATTTGCCGCCGTAGTAAATCCAAATTTGCTTTTGACTTGTTGTGCTTTTATATCATATGTACCCGTTCCAACAACGCCAACGGAAGATTCTCCAACGCTTTGTCCATTTAATTGCCACTGAAATTTTGTAGCAACCTGTGCTGTCCCGATCGCCGAAGTAAGCATGATCATGTTGGAGGACGGAATTATATCCGGCAAATCAGCGGTTAAAGTGAATGTTGATGATGTGCCAATATATTCACCCCACCAGTCACGACCGGATCTTAATAAATTTACAGATTCTAATTCATGAAACCAGTAATCATCATATTGATTAACAGTTGGTTGATTTGTGACTGAAAGTGATGGCTTATTCTGAATTCTTAAACCTTTCCCATTTCCATAAGTCAGAAAATAAAAAGTTGTATCGGAATAAATATTGACTTGATGAATAAAATTCGCTTTGGCTGAATCATAGGAAATTACATTTGGACCTTCGGCATAAAAATAAACGGCATCCGCGGCATCAAACTTCCCATCCTCCTCGCCTTTGACCAGAATCGTATTCTGGATCAGATCTTTATTTCTTTTGGCGCTATTTTTCTGAGGTAAAATACTGCCTCCGTTACCGTAGATTTTAATTTGATCAGGTACCAGCGTTGAAATATCAACACCCATGGATTTAAGAAGATTCGCATCAATTTTATAAACGCCACTTTCCGTGACAGCAAGTTTGTACCAGGTGCCTGTTGCCAAAACAGAAGACTCCTGCGCTTTTGTCTGAAAAGTTAACAGCAAAAAAATCCAGCAAAAAATTGCCGGATAAGTAATAAACTGTAAATTTCTAGCAAGCCTCGACCAATGCATGAGCAGGAATTGTGTAACGGCGTTGAGATGCTTTATCAATACATAAAACCCTGGTGCGCCGCAGAGAGCCTTTGACAAACTGTCTGTTATGGAAAACGAAATTGCTGCCTTCGGTAAGATGGATCAAAGCAACTTTATTCGGATTTAAGGAGTGGTCATCGTATTTTTTTATTGCATTATATAAAACATGATCTCCGCTTGTTGATGCTTTCGGGCTTTTGGAATATTTCAAAAGCGGTTCAAGAATATCAGCAGGAAAAATCTTGTCGTTCATAACCGGTATCAACAAGATCTCAAATTCTCTTTTCCATTCAATACCATGTGGGGATACACGTTTTCTCCCACGACTTTTTGTTTGGGTATAAACAACATGATGGGCAACCTCGTGCAGATAAGTAATCAGGAAATTGTATGGGTTAAGATTTTTGTTGACTGTTATCCGGGGAACAAATCCCGGCTTTACCGTAAAATCACCTAAACGGCTTTGACGGGGGCGAGACAGAAAAAAATCGAATTTGTAAATTTTGTGCAGATGATCACAGTAGGCATAAGCTAATTCCGGAACGTACGCCTCAAAGGATATTTTCTTTTCCATACCCCAAATAAAAAAAGAAAAGCCTTATAAATAAGGCTTTTCAATAACTTTCAAAAAAAGCTCAATGATTATTTCACTGAATCAGCTTTAACTGAATCTGTTGCAACAGAATCAACAGCTACAGTATCAACCATAGGAGTTTCAACAGTTACAGCAGTAGAATCAGCTGCTTCTTCTTTTGGCTTGCTAGTACAAGACGCGAACGCTACCATTCCGGCAACAAACGCAAATGCTACGAATTTTTTCATTTCTTGGGTGTAATTAAGGTTCGCTACAAAGATAGCATGATAAGTTTCAATAATCCCAACATTTTGGATTGTATTTTTCCAAGAACTTAAAATTTCCTTAGAAAATAATGAAACCCCTTCCTTTAGTACAAAATATTACCCCTTCCGTCTAGTAAACCTTT
The sequence above is drawn from the Dyadobacter subterraneus genome and encodes:
- the porU gene encoding type IX secretion system sortase PorU; its protein translation is MLLTFQTKAQESSVLATGTWYKLAVTESGVYKIDANLLKSMGVDISTLVPDQIKIYGNGGSILPQKNSAKRNKDLIQNTILVKGEEDGKFDAADAVYFYAEGPNVISYDSAKANFIHQVNIYSDTTFYFLTYGNGKGLRIQNKPSLSVTNQPTVNQYDDYWFHELESVNLLRSGRDWWGEYIGTSSTFTLTADLPDIIPSSNMIMLTSAIGTAQVATKFQWQLNGQSVGESSVGVVGTGTYDIKAQQVKSKFGFTTAANSATSLTVGVTYNKNGQSSAQAYLDYIGLQVKRTLSGYDKQQFYRFTPGVKDTVSYQIQNIPTDWSWWNISDPALITAAVLKDGGNNTYTFTENKAKTVKQYIGFTTSQTKSPVSWQRISNQNLQKYSTPDLLIITAKAFETGAKRLADFRSENDGLESLVVTTDQIYNEFSGGKTDISAVRDFVRLLYKNDREKLKYLLLFGDATYDYKNLLQNQTQSQRNNWVPVYESRESLNPVYTYSSDDYFGFMEDEEGYWIETNAGDYSVEIGIGRLPVKTADEAKIIVDKLIHYASSPKSRGSWQNTIKFVADDGDGNIHQEHADALAKITQNEFLSSRIFLDAYPQTTTSQGQKVPAVNAAIKKSINEGTLILNYTGHGGTSGWAEEQVLTLSEMQTARGYDNLPLLITATCDFGRYDDPGLVSGAELMVLSPRGAAIGTVSTTRPVYSSTNFTINKAFYESLIQAGTNGRMGEIFRMTKNASLAGSLNRNFTLIGDPSMKLARAQKKVLWNVLPDTLRALEKVVLNGKVGDENSIDKSFQGTARVIVYDKQTSFRTLGNEGDIETYNEFRSKLFDGTLHIKDGQFVCEFVMPKDIDYRTGTGRVDIYALSEDSLTDASAQLDILVGGSAELLVDNTPPKISAYLNSTDFHDGDTVDGSSILFLKLSDENGINVSKAGIGHDITITLNDTLTLVLNDYYTADLDNFKSGTVRYPFENLNPGNYTIRIKVWDTYTNSSELTFRFQVGLPTGIKLNSLTVFPNPFDQDLSFELNQSRADDDVEIVFSILLNSGQILGSYQWQYYNSESVIKQTIPPIRHGGFTSGTSSYIYVVKIRSLKDNSVDTRSGKLLRLR
- a CDS encoding PG1828 family lipoprotein, encoding MKKFVAFAFVAGMVAFASCTSKPKEEAADSTAVTVETPMVDTVAVDSVATDSVKADSVK